One genomic segment of Natrononativus amylolyticus includes these proteins:
- a CDS encoding class 1 fructose-bisphosphatase: MADRQHHDTVEAVVETIAGSAAEIRRGLVGRREDADEENPSGETQAEADVWADELLAERLTEIDGVCEYASEERLEAIDCGDDGLSVAVDPLDGSSNLKSNNTMGTVFGIYDEPLPAAGTSLVASGWILFGPITTMALARDGTVEKYELAGEERTLVDGDVTLPEEPLVYGFGGRVPHWSAEFESYVREIESDPSHKLRYGGAMIGDVNQVLTYGGIFAYPALEDAPRGKLRLQFEGNPIAHLVETAGGRSSDGSRSILEVEPDDLHDRVPVHVGNAELIGRLESALV; encoded by the coding sequence ATGGCCGACCGTCAGCATCACGACACCGTCGAGGCGGTCGTCGAGACGATCGCCGGGTCGGCAGCGGAGATCAGGCGGGGGCTCGTCGGTCGCCGCGAAGACGCGGACGAGGAGAACCCGAGCGGCGAGACCCAGGCCGAAGCGGACGTCTGGGCCGACGAGCTACTGGCCGAGCGCCTCACGGAAATCGACGGCGTCTGCGAGTACGCCAGCGAGGAGCGACTCGAGGCGATCGACTGCGGAGACGACGGCCTCTCCGTCGCCGTCGACCCCCTCGACGGCTCGTCGAACCTCAAGTCGAACAACACGATGGGGACGGTGTTCGGAATCTACGACGAACCGCTGCCGGCGGCCGGAACCTCGCTGGTCGCCTCGGGCTGGATCCTCTTCGGCCCGATCACGACGATGGCTCTCGCCCGCGACGGGACCGTCGAGAAGTACGAACTCGCGGGCGAGGAGCGCACTCTCGTCGACGGCGACGTCACCCTCCCCGAGGAGCCGCTCGTCTACGGCTTCGGCGGCCGCGTCCCCCACTGGTCCGCCGAGTTCGAGTCGTACGTTCGCGAGATTGAGTCTGACCCGAGCCACAAGCTCCGCTACGGCGGCGCGATGATCGGCGACGTCAACCAGGTGCTCACCTACGGCGGAATCTTCGCCTACCCCGCCCTCGAGGACGCCCCCCGTGGAAAACTCCGCTTGCAGTTCGAGGGGAACCCGATCGCACACCTCGTCGAGACGGCGGGCGGACGCTCCTCGGACGGCAGCCGCTCGATCCTCGAGGTCGAACCCGACGACCTCCACGACCGGGTTCCGGTCCACGTCGGCAACGCCGAACTGATCGGCCGCCTCGAGTCGGCGCTCGTGTAG
- a CDS encoding L-lactate permease encodes MIFELIAAALPLAVVAILLVGLLWPATRAMPLAWIVALVVGFVVWNNPPAYLAGSSIVGVMTALEILWIVFGALVLLYTLMQAGAFDRINQGFAAVSDDRRVQIVLLAFFLATFIEGAAGFGTPAAVVAPLLLALGFPALAAVIAALIGHIIAVTYGAVGTPIIVGIETPLEVYEGAIEADGGMTVVEYSQNVAAWAATYHALSGFVMPLFAVGMVVYFFGPREERSIRPALEVAPLCLFAGVAFAVPYWISAWFITAEFPALIGSMVGGAITVAVLQAGYLLPDDEWDFPPREEWPDHWVGTIEPGSDGVNAADGATDGPQMSLLKAWSPYIILIVLLVITRVIDPISEFLTDPDVGVQIGDVSLGIVILWDPILGYEALGADIAWMNVPGFWLIVSAIIAIAIFGLDGDEVKAAWYEAGEKLVSPFIALIFVIAMVQVMIQSGGAPGAPEYAVINDSPASMIELLAIATANATGPIYPALAASIGALAAVMVGSNTVSNITFGGFQFTAAHELELPSQIVVGAQATGGAIGNLVAIHNVVAALATVGLVGQEGRVIRLNLIPLFYYAVLVGIWTLLFVYVMPDVLPEVFDIY; translated from the coding sequence ATGATATTCGAACTGATCGCCGCCGCGCTGCCGCTGGCGGTCGTCGCGATTCTGCTGGTCGGACTGCTGTGGCCGGCGACGCGAGCGATGCCGCTCGCGTGGATCGTGGCGCTCGTCGTCGGCTTCGTCGTGTGGAACAATCCGCCGGCGTACCTCGCGGGGTCGTCGATCGTCGGCGTGATGACGGCGCTCGAGATCCTCTGGATCGTCTTCGGCGCGCTGGTCCTGCTGTACACGCTGATGCAGGCCGGTGCGTTCGACCGCATCAACCAGGGGTTCGCCGCCGTCTCGGACGATCGACGGGTCCAGATCGTCCTGCTCGCGTTCTTCCTCGCGACGTTCATCGAGGGCGCCGCGGGCTTCGGGACGCCGGCGGCGGTCGTCGCGCCGCTGTTGCTCGCGCTCGGGTTCCCCGCGCTGGCCGCCGTGATCGCGGCGCTGATCGGCCACATCATCGCCGTCACCTACGGCGCGGTCGGCACGCCGATCATCGTCGGGATCGAAACGCCGCTGGAAGTTTACGAGGGTGCGATCGAGGCCGACGGCGGAATGACCGTCGTCGAGTACTCCCAGAACGTCGCCGCGTGGGCCGCGACCTACCACGCCCTGTCGGGCTTCGTGATGCCGCTGTTCGCCGTCGGAATGGTCGTCTACTTCTTCGGGCCGCGCGAGGAGCGCTCGATCAGACCCGCACTCGAGGTCGCGCCGTTGTGTCTGTTCGCCGGCGTCGCGTTCGCGGTTCCCTACTGGATTTCGGCGTGGTTCATCACGGCCGAGTTCCCCGCGCTCATCGGATCGATGGTCGGCGGCGCGATCACCGTCGCGGTGCTCCAGGCCGGCTATCTCCTCCCCGACGACGAGTGGGACTTCCCGCCGCGAGAGGAGTGGCCCGACCACTGGGTCGGAACGATAGAACCCGGTTCGGACGGCGTCAACGCGGCGGACGGTGCGACAGACGGGCCCCAGATGTCCCTGTTGAAGGCGTGGTCGCCGTACATTATCCTGATCGTCTTGCTCGTGATCACGCGCGTGATCGATCCGATCTCCGAGTTCCTCACCGACCCCGACGTCGGCGTCCAGATCGGGGACGTGAGCCTCGGGATCGTCATCCTGTGGGATCCGATCCTCGGGTACGAGGCGCTCGGTGCGGACATCGCGTGGATGAACGTTCCCGGCTTCTGGCTGATCGTGAGCGCGATCATCGCGATTGCCATCTTCGGACTGGACGGCGACGAGGTCAAAGCCGCCTGGTACGAGGCCGGCGAGAAACTCGTCTCGCCGTTCATCGCGCTGATCTTCGTCATCGCGATGGTCCAAGTGATGATCCAGTCCGGCGGCGCGCCCGGCGCACCCGAGTACGCGGTGATCAACGACAGCCCCGCCAGTATGATCGAGTTGCTCGCGATCGCAACCGCGAACGCGACCGGGCCGATCTATCCGGCCCTCGCAGCCTCGATCGGCGCGCTCGCCGCCGTCATGGTCGGCTCGAACACCGTCTCGAACATCACCTTCGGCGGCTTCCAGTTCACCGCCGCCCACGAACTCGAGCTGCCGAGCCAGATCGTCGTCGGCGCCCAGGCGACCGGCGGTGCGATCGGGAACCTGGTCGCCATCCACAACGTCGTCGCGGCGCTGGCGACCGTCGGCCTCGTCGGCCAGGAGGGGCGCGTGATCCGGTTGAACCTGATTCCGCTGTTCTACTACGCGGTTCTGGTTGGCATCTGGACGCTGCTGTTCGTCTACGTCATGCCCGACGTTCTCCCCGAGGTGTTCGACATCTACTGA
- a CDS encoding GNAT family N-acetyltransferase, with product MSHLFPETIETDRLRLELATPETVDLFAFYEICSSDPDLEEVTRYLTWDPHETPKETLEFLELVGKQYDENEGASYLLFPRDGENGAGKIAGGCGFDVDWEKRTMTLGMWLRKRFWGQGYSGERAAAFFELAFERLDLDLVAVTAHVDNENSNRAIERYVEAHGGGRDGLLRNWEIHGGEPVDCYRYSVSREEWLECEPAADVPFRDRP from the coding sequence GTGAGCCATCTCTTCCCCGAGACGATCGAAACCGATCGGCTGCGACTCGAACTCGCCACGCCGGAGACGGTCGATCTCTTCGCGTTCTACGAGATCTGCTCGAGCGACCCCGACCTCGAGGAGGTCACCCGCTACCTGACGTGGGACCCCCACGAGACGCCGAAGGAGACCCTCGAGTTTCTAGAATTGGTCGGCAAACAGTACGACGAGAACGAGGGCGCCTCGTACCTGCTCTTCCCCCGCGACGGCGAGAACGGCGCCGGAAAAATCGCCGGCGGCTGCGGATTCGACGTCGACTGGGAGAAACGAACCATGACCCTCGGCATGTGGCTCCGCAAGCGCTTCTGGGGGCAGGGCTACTCCGGCGAACGCGCCGCGGCGTTCTTCGAACTCGCGTTCGAGCGCCTTGACCTCGATCTGGTCGCGGTCACCGCTCACGTGGACAACGAGAACTCGAACCGGGCGATCGAACGCTACGTCGAGGCCCACGGCGGCGGCCGCGACGGCCTGCTCCGCAACTGGGAGATTCACGGCGGCGAACCGGTCGATTGCTACCGATACAGTGTCAGCCGCGAGGAGTGGCTGGAGTGCGAGCCCGCCGCGGACGTGCCGTTCCGGGATCGACCGTGA
- a CDS encoding DUF5658 family protein, whose amino-acid sequence MSSDGAHWRHQLRGTEYEMDDLERVLWVVVALSLVGDIVTTFVGLNLGLSESNPIALYAIEGWGLLGMLALKAFAVGVGLCCRPLLPKAYAPIIPAGLALPWVIAVFINLYMISTVV is encoded by the coding sequence ATGAGTTCAGACGGCGCACACTGGCGCCACCAGCTGCGGGGCACCGAGTACGAAATGGACGACCTCGAGCGCGTCCTCTGGGTCGTGGTCGCGCTCTCGCTCGTCGGCGACATCGTGACGACGTTCGTCGGCCTCAACCTCGGGCTCTCCGAGTCGAACCCGATCGCGCTCTACGCGATCGAGGGCTGGGGGCTGCTCGGAATGCTCGCGCTGAAGGCGTTCGCCGTCGGCGTCGGCCTCTGTTGCCGGCCGCTGCTTCCCAAAGCGTACGCCCCGATCATCCCCGCGGGGCTCGCGCTGCCGTGGGTGATCGCCGTCTTCATCAACCTCTACATGATCTCGACGGTCGTCTGA
- a CDS encoding MaoC family dehydratase — translation MTGLYYEEFEIGRTIEHERRRTVSESDNQRFCDMTMNQQPLHLDAEFAGDTQFGERLVNGIYTMALAVGISIPETTDGTIVANLSYDEVEHPKPVFHGDTIRVQSTVTDKRETSDGERGIVTMAVEVFNQDDELVCSFERTVLSLKREHAENA, via the coding sequence ATGACGGGTCTGTACTACGAGGAGTTCGAGATCGGGCGGACGATCGAACACGAGCGCCGCCGCACGGTCTCAGAGAGCGACAACCAGCGCTTCTGCGATATGACGATGAACCAGCAGCCGCTGCACCTCGACGCGGAGTTCGCCGGGGACACCCAGTTCGGCGAGCGACTCGTCAACGGCATCTACACGATGGCGCTCGCGGTCGGCATCTCGATTCCGGAGACGACCGACGGCACCATCGTCGCCAATCTCTCCTATGACGAGGTCGAACACCCGAAGCCGGTGTTTCACGGCGATACGATCCGCGTCCAGTCGACGGTGACCGACAAGCGCGAGACCAGCGACGGCGAGCGCGGAATCGTCACGATGGCCGTCGAGGTCTTCAACCAGGACGACGAGCTGGTCTGTTCGTTCGAGCGAACCGTCCTCTCGCTGAAACGCGAACACGCCGAGAACGCCTGA
- a CDS encoding class I fructose-bisphosphate aldolase yields MIPIDDSPIVRDGKSLILAMDHGLEHGPVDFEEVPEKLDPSTVFETATHPAVTAMAVQKGIAEGYYPSYEDDVNLLLKVNGTSNLWMGEYDSAVNCSVDYAAEIGADAVGFTLYGGSNHEVEMAEEFRDVQEDARRHDLPVVMWSYPRGQGLKNDTKPDVISYATRLGLELGADIAKVKYPGSPEAMEHACKAAAGMKVVMSGGSKTSDYEFLSTVEAAMNAGAKGLAVGRNVWQREDPTRILDALEKVIYEGETADAALE; encoded by the coding sequence ATGATTCCGATCGACGATTCACCGATCGTTCGCGACGGGAAGTCACTGATTCTGGCGATGGACCACGGGTTAGAGCACGGGCCGGTCGACTTCGAGGAGGTCCCCGAGAAGCTCGATCCGTCGACGGTGTTCGAGACGGCGACTCACCCCGCCGTCACCGCGATGGCCGTCCAGAAGGGGATCGCCGAGGGCTACTACCCGAGCTACGAGGACGACGTCAACCTCCTGTTGAAGGTAAACGGCACCTCGAACCTCTGGATGGGCGAGTACGACTCCGCCGTGAACTGCTCAGTCGACTACGCAGCGGAGATCGGCGCCGACGCCGTCGGCTTCACCCTCTACGGCGGTTCGAACCACGAGGTCGAGATGGCAGAGGAGTTCCGCGACGTCCAGGAGGACGCTCGCAGACACGACCTCCCCGTCGTCATGTGGTCGTACCCGCGCGGGCAGGGGCTGAAAAACGACACCAAACCGGACGTCATCTCCTATGCGACCCGACTCGGTCTCGAACTCGGCGCCGACATCGCGAAGGTGAAGTACCCCGGCAGCCCCGAAGCGATGGAACACGCCTGCAAGGCCGCCGCCGGAATGAAAGTCGTCATGAGCGGCGGCTCGAAGACCTCCGACTACGAGTTCCTCTCGACGGTCGAGGCCGCCATGAACGCCGGTGCGAAGGGGCTGGCAGTCGGACGCAACGTCTGGCAGCGCGAGGATCCCACCCGAATCCTCGACGCCCTCGAGAAGGTCATCTACGAGGGCGAAACCGCCGACGCCGCCCTCGAGTGA
- a CDS encoding 3-hydroxyacyl-CoA dehydrogenase family protein — MVREQIERIGVVGAGTMGSGIAQVAATNGYDVVMRDIESTFVENGFETIEHSLERLESKDALPEDAETIRGRIEGTTALSELADCDLVVEAAVENMEIKRDVFADLEAVCDDDVVLATNTSTLSITSIAADLAVPERVVGLHFMNPVPIMEGVEIVVGEKTTDDVVALAHHLAEDLGKTTWESDDKPGFVTNRILMPWINEGIRAYDEGVATKEDIDAGMELGTNVPMGPLKLADHIGLDICLHASETMYEELGDRYKPAYRLKRKVEAGDLGKKTGAGFYEYD, encoded by the coding sequence ATGGTTCGCGAACAGATCGAGCGGATCGGCGTCGTCGGCGCGGGAACGATGGGCAGCGGCATCGCACAGGTCGCCGCGACGAACGGTTACGACGTCGTCATGCGCGACATCGAGTCGACTTTCGTCGAGAACGGCTTCGAGACGATCGAGCACAGCCTCGAGCGCCTCGAGTCGAAGGACGCCCTTCCCGAGGACGCGGAGACGATCCGCGGGCGGATCGAGGGGACAACCGCGCTGAGCGAACTGGCCGACTGCGACCTCGTCGTCGAGGCGGCCGTCGAGAACATGGAGATCAAGCGGGACGTCTTCGCGGACCTCGAGGCCGTCTGCGACGACGACGTCGTGCTCGCGACGAACACGAGCACGCTCTCGATTACGTCGATCGCGGCGGACCTCGCGGTGCCCGAGCGCGTGGTCGGTCTGCACTTCATGAATCCGGTGCCGATCATGGAGGGTGTCGAAATCGTCGTCGGCGAGAAGACGACCGACGACGTCGTCGCGCTGGCCCACCACCTCGCGGAAGACCTCGGGAAGACCACCTGGGAGTCCGACGACAAGCCAGGGTTCGTCACCAATCGCATCCTGATGCCCTGGATCAACGAGGGCATCCGCGCCTACGACGAGGGCGTCGCGACGAAAGAGGACATCGACGCGGGGATGGAACTCGGTACCAACGTCCCGATGGGTCCCCTGAAGCTGGCCGACCACATCGGGCTGGACATCTGCCTGCACGCCTCCGAGACGATGTACGAGGAACTGGGCGACCGCTACAAGCCCGCCTACCGCCTCAAGCGCAAGGTCGAGGCCGGCGACCTCGGCAAGAAGACCGGCGCGGGGTTCTACGAGTACGACTGA
- a CDS encoding GNAT family N-acetyltransferase: protein MRARRGRAVPGSTVTALFPERIETDRLALEHLSTATVDPLAYYEICSSDPGIEAATAYTPWDPHATPSETLEFLESREAAWENGASADYALRPAPGEDGAGEIAGACGLGIDWERRTGELGIWLRKRYWGRGYSGERADALLALAFGRLDLEAATVPVRADNEKSLRAVEKYVERFGGSRDCRLRNEWTATVEDPVDVVRFTITREAYDPAAAQTTVEIM, encoded by the coding sequence GTGCGAGCCCGCCGCGGACGTGCCGTTCCGGGATCGACCGTGACCGCGCTGTTTCCGGAGCGGATCGAAACCGATCGGCTCGCCCTCGAGCACCTTTCGACGGCGACGGTCGACCCGCTCGCGTACTACGAGATCTGCTCGAGCGATCCGGGAATCGAGGCGGCGACCGCGTACACGCCCTGGGACCCCCACGCGACGCCGAGCGAAACGCTCGAATTTCTCGAGTCGCGCGAAGCGGCCTGGGAGAACGGAGCGTCCGCTGACTACGCGCTCCGGCCAGCGCCCGGCGAGGACGGGGCCGGCGAGATCGCGGGGGCGTGCGGGCTGGGGATCGACTGGGAACGCCGGACCGGCGAGCTGGGGATCTGGCTCCGCAAGCGCTACTGGGGACGCGGCTACTCGGGTGAGCGGGCCGACGCGCTCCTCGCGCTCGCGTTCGGCCGGCTCGATCTCGAGGCCGCTACCGTCCCCGTCCGCGCGGACAACGAGAAGTCACTCCGTGCGGTCGAGAAATACGTCGAGCGATTCGGCGGCAGCCGTGACTGTCGACTGCGAAACGAGTGGACGGCGACGGTCGAAGATCCCGTCGACGTGGTCCGGTTTACGATCACGCGCGAGGCGTACGACCCCGCGGCGGCTCAGACGACCGTCGAGATCATGTAG
- a CDS encoding phytoene/squalene synthase family protein translates to MTTGQSDIRADPDLEWCYEAVHGVSRTFSITVDRLEEPMARHICLGYLLCRIADTIEDAGHIPPEEQTALLSAYDRLLDPDDDYAVSAFMADVAPWIPAERNEDWEVVAQTPRVLATFEALEDEPREIMREPVRELVDGMAMFTARYAEEGGLRLQTVEELEEYCWYAAGTVGTLITGLVARGASPERAREMRQNARSFALLLQLVNIAKDVESDYREENNVYLPAEWLEEENVDVDAVVDETNHRGVTSVVQRVIGRAEGYLDDAQRYLEVVPESHGNTLSAWAIPYLLAVGTLRELRERPEDVVREGDVKISRAEVFAVIQQFEQDVSRSTLEELRLEMSEKPLHQ, encoded by the coding sequence ATGACCACAGGCCAGTCAGATATTCGCGCAGACCCCGACCTGGAGTGGTGTTACGAGGCGGTTCACGGCGTGTCTCGGACCTTCTCGATCACGGTCGACCGACTCGAGGAGCCCATGGCGAGACACATCTGTCTTGGCTACCTCCTCTGTCGAATCGCCGATACGATCGAGGACGCGGGTCACATCCCTCCGGAAGAACAGACCGCCCTCCTCTCCGCGTACGATCGCCTGCTCGACCCCGACGACGACTACGCGGTGTCGGCGTTCATGGCCGACGTCGCGCCCTGGATTCCCGCAGAGCGCAACGAGGACTGGGAGGTCGTCGCACAGACCCCGCGCGTGCTGGCGACGTTCGAGGCCCTCGAGGACGAGCCCCGCGAGATCATGCGCGAACCCGTCCGCGAACTCGTCGACGGGATGGCGATGTTCACCGCCCGCTACGCCGAGGAGGGCGGGCTCCGCCTCCAGACCGTCGAGGAACTCGAGGAGTACTGCTGGTACGCCGCCGGCACCGTCGGCACGCTCATCACGGGGCTGGTCGCCCGCGGGGCCTCCCCCGAGCGCGCCCGGGAGATGCGCCAGAACGCCCGCTCGTTCGCCCTCCTCTTGCAGCTGGTCAACATCGCCAAGGACGTCGAGTCGGACTACCGCGAGGAGAACAACGTCTACCTCCCCGCCGAGTGGCTCGAAGAGGAGAACGTCGACGTCGACGCGGTCGTCGACGAGACCAACCACCGCGGCGTCACGTCGGTCGTCCAGCGCGTCATCGGACGGGCCGAGGGCTACCTCGACGACGCCCAGCGCTACCTCGAGGTCGTCCCCGAGTCCCACGGCAACACCCTCTCGGCGTGGGCGATTCCCTACCTGCTCGCCGTCGGCACCCTGCGGGAACTGCGCGAGCGTCCCGAGGACGTCGTCCGCGAGGGGGACGTCAAGATCTCGCGGGCGGAGGTGTTCGCCGTCATCCAGCAGTTCGAACAGGACGTCTCCCGGTCGACCCTCGAGGAACTGCGCCTCGAGATGTCCGAAAAACCGCTCCACCAGTAA
- a CDS encoding acyl-CoA carboxylase subunit beta, protein MKVRIAAGASDEEASAIAAALAEHVGDDVEVYVGQNDEPVATHEALESQGTSAAEAETPPDADDDLGPTEREAQLWAEIEEILEGGPEKYKERLSEQGKLFVRDRLDLWFGEDGLLFEDGKFANFDAEGRLPGDGLLTGAAEFEGRDLHFMANDFTVKAGSMAERGVEKFLRMQQRALKSGQPVLYLMDSSGGRIDQQTGFFANREGIGKYYYNHSMLSGRVPQICVLYGPCIAGAAYTPVFADFTIMVEGMSAMAIASPRMVQMVTGEEIDMQELGGAQVHARESGSADLVATDEEHARELVAQLVTYLPDNADGKPPRSEPAEPARSPAGIDAVVPQHPNRGYDMVDVIDRIVDDGSYFELKPDYGKEIITAYARIDGRPIGIVANQPAHRAGAIFPDAAEKAAEFIWKSDAFNVPLLYLCDTPGFMAGSQVEKEGILEKGKKFIYATSSATVPKQTVVVRKAYGAGIYAMGGPAYDPESIIGLPSGEIAIMGPEAAINAVYARRLSEIDDEDERAEREAELREEYREDIDIHRMASEVVVDEIVPPSTLRTELANRFAFYEDIEKSLPSKKHGTII, encoded by the coding sequence ATGAAAGTTCGTATCGCGGCGGGAGCCTCGGACGAGGAGGCGTCGGCCATCGCGGCGGCACTGGCCGAACACGTCGGCGACGACGTCGAAGTGTACGTCGGCCAGAACGACGAACCGGTCGCGACCCACGAGGCACTCGAGAGCCAGGGGACGAGCGCCGCGGAAGCGGAGACGCCCCCGGACGCCGACGACGATCTCGGGCCGACCGAGCGCGAGGCGCAGCTGTGGGCCGAAATCGAGGAGATCCTCGAAGGAGGCCCGGAGAAGTACAAGGAGCGCCTCTCCGAGCAGGGGAAACTGTTCGTCCGCGATCGGCTGGACCTCTGGTTCGGCGAGGACGGTCTGCTGTTCGAGGACGGCAAGTTCGCGAACTTCGACGCCGAGGGACGGCTCCCCGGCGACGGACTGCTGACCGGCGCCGCCGAGTTCGAGGGGCGCGACCTCCACTTCATGGCCAACGACTTCACCGTGAAGGCGGGCTCGATGGCCGAGCGCGGCGTCGAGAAGTTCCTCCGGATGCAACAGCGCGCGCTCAAGTCAGGCCAGCCGGTGTTGTACCTGATGGACTCCTCGGGCGGCCGGATCGACCAGCAGACCGGCTTCTTCGCCAACCGCGAGGGGATCGGCAAGTACTACTACAACCACTCGATGCTCTCCGGGCGCGTCCCCCAGATCTGCGTCCTCTACGGGCCGTGTATCGCGGGGGCGGCCTACACGCCCGTCTTCGCGGACTTCACGATCATGGTCGAGGGGATGTCGGCGATGGCGATCGCCTCCCCCCGGATGGTCCAGATGGTCACCGGCGAGGAGATCGACATGCAGGAGTTAGGCGGCGCACAGGTCCACGCGCGCGAATCGGGATCGGCGGATCTCGTCGCGACCGACGAGGAACACGCCCGCGAACTCGTCGCCCAGCTGGTCACCTACCTCCCCGACAACGCCGACGGGAAACCGCCCCGAAGCGAGCCGGCGGAGCCCGCGCGCTCGCCGGCGGGGATCGACGCGGTGGTTCCACAACACCCGAACCGCGGCTACGACATGGTCGACGTCATCGACCGGATCGTCGACGACGGCTCGTACTTCGAACTCAAACCCGACTACGGGAAGGAGATCATCACCGCATACGCCCGCATCGACGGCCGGCCGATCGGGATCGTCGCCAACCAGCCCGCCCACCGCGCGGGCGCGATCTTCCCCGACGCCGCCGAGAAGGCCGCCGAGTTCATCTGGAAGTCAGACGCGTTCAACGTCCCGCTGCTGTACCTCTGTGACACCCCCGGCTTCATGGCCGGCTCGCAGGTCGAAAAGGAGGGGATCCTCGAGAAGGGCAAGAAGTTCATCTACGCCACCTCCTCGGCGACGGTGCCCAAACAGACCGTGGTCGTCCGGAAGGCCTACGGGGCGGGGATCTACGCGATGGGCGGCCCCGCCTACGACCCCGAGAGCATCATCGGCCTCCCCTCGGGTGAGATCGCTATCATGGGTCCGGAGGCGGCGATCAACGCGGTGTACGCCCGCCGGCTCTCGGAGATCGACGACGAGGACGAACGCGCCGAGCGCGAGGCGGAACTCCGCGAGGAGTACCGCGAGGACATCGACATCCACCGGATGGCGAGCGAGGTCGTCGTCGACGAGATCGTGCCGCCGAGTACGCTGCGGACAGAACTCGCCAACCGCTTTGCGTTCTACGAGGACATCGAAAAGTCCCTGCCGAGCAAGAAACACGGGACGATCATCTGA
- a CDS encoding DUF4870 domain-containing protein, which yields MDETYCSDCGAELDPGDRYCGSCGAKVTAFTDEGSDRWGERDDPADRWDDDPGRWDDASSQQSETGGRATPDGDRTFAAVTHVLALLTWVIGPLVVLVATDDEFVEQNARNALNWQIMFTIYMLVSFVLLFLLIGIVFLMLVPLLDIVFCIIAAVKANDGEAWTYPLTPDIV from the coding sequence ATGGACGAAACGTACTGTTCGGACTGCGGCGCCGAACTGGATCCCGGCGACAGGTACTGCGGCTCCTGCGGAGCGAAAGTAACGGCGTTCACCGACGAGGGCTCCGACCGATGGGGGGAACGCGACGACCCCGCGGATCGGTGGGACGACGACCCGGGTCGATGGGACGACGCCTCGAGTCAGCAAAGCGAGACCGGCGGACGGGCGACGCCCGACGGCGACCGGACGTTCGCGGCGGTCACTCACGTTCTGGCCCTGCTCACGTGGGTGATCGGCCCGCTGGTCGTTCTCGTCGCGACGGACGACGAGTTCGTCGAGCAGAACGCCCGGAACGCGCTGAACTGGCAGATCATGTTTACGATCTACATGCTCGTCTCGTTCGTGCTGTTGTTCCTCCTGATTGGCATCGTCTTCCTGATGCTCGTCCCGCTGCTCGACATCGTCTTCTGTATCATCGCGGCGGTCAAAGCCAACGACGGCGAGGCCTGGACGTATCCGCTGACGCCCGATATCGTTTGA